One genomic window of Cydia pomonella isolate Wapato2018A chromosome 6, ilCydPomo1, whole genome shotgun sequence includes the following:
- the LOC133518915 gene encoding sialic acid synthase → MSNSVEVTISPDVKIGGANPCFIIAEVGQNHQGDIEIAKELIKAAKEAGASCVKFQKTCLKEKFTKKYLERPYDNANSWGKTYGDHKKHLEFSETQYRELFKYAQEVGILCTASAMDMVSFDFLVNMKVPFIKIGSGDSNNLLFLKYAASKKIPLIISTGMVDKTAVKTIYDIISAQHKQFCLLHCISAYPVPFEDCNLTVLQDYKNTFDIPVGYSGQELGTAVALGAVALGAKVLEKHITLDKSMKGTDHVCSLTPTEFSQLVRDVRVIEASLGTPIKKVVTSEIPCIDKLQKSLVMGSTKNKGEILYPGDVKIKVAEPKGLNALHFEDVIYKTLVCDKKEDEPLNEGDFC, encoded by the exons ATGTCGAATTCGGTCGAAGTTACGATAAGTCCGGACGTCAAAATTGGCGGCGCTAACCCGTGTTTCATTATAGCAGAAGTCGGACAAAACCACCAAGGTGACATTGAAATAGCGAAAGAGTTGATAAAAGCCGCAAAG GAAGCAGGCGCGAGTTGTGTCAAATTCCAAAAAACATGCCTTAAAGAAAAATTCACAAAGAAATATCTGGAGCGGCCGTACGATAATGCCAACTCATGGGGCAAAACCTATGGAGACCACAAGAAGCACTTAGAATTCTCGGAAACCCAGTATAGAGAGCTGTTCAAGTATGCGCAGGAGGTCGGCATCTTATGCACTGCTTCCGCCATGGACATG GTGTCCTTCGATTTCCTAGTCAACATGAAGGTACCCTTCATCAAAATCGGGTCCGGCGATTCAAACAACTTGCTGTTCCTCAAATACGCAGCATCTAAAAAGATCCCTCTGATCATCTCGACCGGGATGGTGGACAAGACTGCAGTTAAGACTATCTATGACATCATATCCGCGCAACACAAACAGTTCTGCTTGCTTCACTGTATCTCAGCGTACCCTGTGCCTTTTGAGGACTGTAATCTGACCGTGCTGCAGGACTACAAGAACACATTCGACATTCCAGTCGGATACTCCGGCCAGGAGTTAGGCACGGCCGTAGCTTTAGGAGCCGTTGCGCTGGGAGCTAAG GTGCTGGAGAAGCACATAACATTAGACAAGAGCATGAAAGGCACGGACCACGTGTGCTCGCTGACGCCGACGGAATTCTCCCAGCTGGTGCGTGATGTGCGCGTCATCGAGGCCTCGCTGGGGACGCCCATCAAGAAGGTCGTCACCTCAG AAATTCCATGCATCGACAAGCTTCAGAAGTCGCTAGTGATGGGCAGTACGAAGAACAAGGGTGAAATCCTGTACCCCGGAGACGTTAAAATCAAGGTCGCGGAGCCGAAAGGCCTCAACGCGCTGCACTTCGAGGA
- the LOC133518916 gene encoding hydroxymethylglutaryl-CoA lyase, mitochondrial isoform X1 produces the protein MMFSSIKQSVGKLTRPLSNCSKYSTKTSEIRIYEVGVRDGLQNEAKFVPTEIKVELISKLAAAGIKDIESASFVSPKWVKQMSDGAEVMKTIKREPGVNYPVLIPNLKGYELAKKCNIEEIAIFPAGSESFSQKNLNCSMEEGLARFQVVAEQAVKDGIRVRGYVSCVVGCPYEGPISPKSIAKLSEDLLDMGCYEISLGDTIGVGTPGSVRRLMKEVLTVAPPEKFAVHFHDTYGQGLANLVAALEFGCTTVDSSISGLGGCPYARGASGNLATEDLVYHLYGLGVNTHIDLVKLVEAGRYISNFLGKPTDSKVNRALGDRFKNHRDIVKIAACKL, from the exons ATGATGTTTTCCAGTATAAAACAATCTGTAGGTAAACTGACTCGACCTTTATCAAATTGTAGTAAATAC agTACCAAAACCTCTGAAATCAGAATTTATGAGGTGGGTGTCAGAGATGGTCTACAAAATGAAGCTAAATTTGTCCCTACAGAAATTAAGGTTGAGTTAATCAGCAAATTAGCAGCTGCTGGAATTAAGGATATTGAATCTGCAAG TTTTGTTAGTCCTAAATGGGTGAAACAAATGAGTGATGGAGCAGAAGTTATGAAGACCATTAAAAGGGAACCCGGAGTGAACTATCCTGTACTAATACCTAACCTTAAGGGCTATGAATTGGCT AAAAAATGCAACATCGAGGAAATAGCCATATTCCCCGCTGGTTCGGAATCATTTTCTCAAAAGAACCTAAACTGCTCAATGGAAGAGGGTCTAGCAAGATTCCAGGTGGTTGCCGAGCAGGCGGTGAAGGACGGAATCAGGGTCCGCGGCTATGTGTCCTGTGTAGTCGGGTGTCCATATGAAGGACCTATATCACCTAAATCTATTGCtaag CTGTCAGAAGACCTGCTGGACATGGGTTGTTACGAGATCTCTCTAGGGGACACCATCGGCGTGGGCACGCCGGGCTCCGTCCGCCGGCTCATGAAGGAGGTGCTGACCGTGGCGCCGCCAGAAAAGTTCGCCGTGCACTTCCACGACACCTACGGGCAGGGGCTCGCGAATCTTGTGGCTGCTTTGGAG TTCGGGTGCACGACTGTGGACTCCTCGATCTCGGGCCTGGGCGGTTGCCCTTATGCTCGAGGCGCCAGCGGCAACCTCGCTACCGAGGACCTGGTCTACCACCTCTATGGTCTTGGCGTCAACACCCACATAGACCTCGTGAAGCTGGTCGAGGCGGGCCGGTACATATCCAACTTCCTAGGAAAACCTACAGACTCCAAAGTGAACAGAGCTCTGGGTGACAGATTCAAAAACCACCGAGATATTGTCAAAATTGCAGCTTGTAAACTTTAG
- the LOC133518916 gene encoding hydroxymethylglutaryl-CoA lyase, mitochondrial isoform X2, whose product MRRGIKQSVGKLTRPLSNCSKYSTKTSEIRIYEVGVRDGLQNEAKFVPTEIKVELISKLAAAGIKDIESASFVSPKWVKQMSDGAEVMKTIKREPGVNYPVLIPNLKGYELAKKCNIEEIAIFPAGSESFSQKNLNCSMEEGLARFQVVAEQAVKDGIRVRGYVSCVVGCPYEGPISPKSIAKLSEDLLDMGCYEISLGDTIGVGTPGSVRRLMKEVLTVAPPEKFAVHFHDTYGQGLANLVAALEFGCTTVDSSISGLGGCPYARGASGNLATEDLVYHLYGLGVNTHIDLVKLVEAGRYISNFLGKPTDSKVNRALGDRFKNHRDIVKIAACKL is encoded by the exons ATGCGTCGCGG TATAAAACAATCTGTAGGTAAACTGACTCGACCTTTATCAAATTGTAGTAAATAC agTACCAAAACCTCTGAAATCAGAATTTATGAGGTGGGTGTCAGAGATGGTCTACAAAATGAAGCTAAATTTGTCCCTACAGAAATTAAGGTTGAGTTAATCAGCAAATTAGCAGCTGCTGGAATTAAGGATATTGAATCTGCAAG TTTTGTTAGTCCTAAATGGGTGAAACAAATGAGTGATGGAGCAGAAGTTATGAAGACCATTAAAAGGGAACCCGGAGTGAACTATCCTGTACTAATACCTAACCTTAAGGGCTATGAATTGGCT AAAAAATGCAACATCGAGGAAATAGCCATATTCCCCGCTGGTTCGGAATCATTTTCTCAAAAGAACCTAAACTGCTCAATGGAAGAGGGTCTAGCAAGATTCCAGGTGGTTGCCGAGCAGGCGGTGAAGGACGGAATCAGGGTCCGCGGCTATGTGTCCTGTGTAGTCGGGTGTCCATATGAAGGACCTATATCACCTAAATCTATTGCtaag CTGTCAGAAGACCTGCTGGACATGGGTTGTTACGAGATCTCTCTAGGGGACACCATCGGCGTGGGCACGCCGGGCTCCGTCCGCCGGCTCATGAAGGAGGTGCTGACCGTGGCGCCGCCAGAAAAGTTCGCCGTGCACTTCCACGACACCTACGGGCAGGGGCTCGCGAATCTTGTGGCTGCTTTGGAG TTCGGGTGCACGACTGTGGACTCCTCGATCTCGGGCCTGGGCGGTTGCCCTTATGCTCGAGGCGCCAGCGGCAACCTCGCTACCGAGGACCTGGTCTACCACCTCTATGGTCTTGGCGTCAACACCCACATAGACCTCGTGAAGCTGGTCGAGGCGGGCCGGTACATATCCAACTTCCTAGGAAAACCTACAGACTCCAAAGTGAACAGAGCTCTGGGTGACAGATTCAAAAACCACCGAGATATTGTCAAAATTGCAGCTTGTAAACTTTAG